A single genomic interval of Corvus cornix cornix isolate S_Up_H32 chromosome 1, ASM73873v5, whole genome shotgun sequence harbors:
- the LOC104698069 gene encoding olfactory receptor 51E2, whose protein sequence is MPFSNSSDLSPSFILASIPGLEAVQSWMAIPLCSAYILAVTGNCAVLLVVRMEPSLHAPMYFFLCMLAAIDLALATATVPRILSFYWFDSREIGFGACLLQMFLIHTLSAIESTVLLAMAVDRYVAICHPLRHAAILTNAATAKIGLLAMARGVLFFLPLPLLLLPLPFCGSRVLSHSFCLHQDVMNLACANTTPSMVYGLTAILLVMGLDAVLICLSYILILKAVLRLAAWRERLKVFSTCIAHICVVLAFYVPLIGLSVVHRFGKDLAPLVHIIMGNIYILVPAVLNPIIYGVRTKQIQRRILSLIHVSDRTPR, encoded by the coding sequence ATGCCCTTCTCCAACAGCTCTGACCTCAGCCCGTCCTTCATCCTGGCCAGCATCCCGGGGCTGGAGGCCGTGCAGTCCTGGATGGCCATCCCGCTGTGCTCTGCCTACATCCTGGCGGTGACGGGCAACTGCGcggtgctgctggtggtgcgGATGGAGCCCAGCCTGCACGCGCCCATGTACTTCTTCCTCTGCATGCTGGCTGCCATCGACCTGGCCTTGGCCACGGCCACTGTGCCGCGCATCCTCTCCTTCTACTGGTTCGACAGCAGGGAGATCGGCTTCGGCGCCTGCCTGCTCCAGATGTTCCTCATCCACACGCTCTCGGCCATCGAGTCCACCGTGCTGCTGGCCATGGCCGTGGACCGCTATGTGGCCATCTGCCACCCGCTGCGGCACGCTGCCATCCTCACCAACGCCGCCACGGCCAAAATCGGGCTGCTGGCCATGGCCAGAGGAGTGCTCttcttcctgcctctgcctctgctgctcctgccccttcccttcTGCGGCTCCCGGGTGCTGTCCCACTCCTTCTGCCTGCACCAGGACGTGATGAACCTGGCCTGCGCCAACACCACCCCCAGCATGGTGTACGGGCTCACTGCCATCCTGCTGGTCATGGGGCTGGACGCCGTCCTCATCTGCCTCTCCTACATCCTCATCCTCAAGGCCGTCCTGCGCCTCGCGGCGTGGAGGGAGAGGCTCAAAGTGTTCAGCACCTGCATCGCCCACATCTGCGTGGTGCTGGCCTTCTACGTGCCCCTGATCGGGCTGTCTGTGGTGCACAGGTTTGGGAAGGACCTGGCTCCGCTGGTCCACATCATCATGGGCAACATCTACATCCTGGTGCCCGCTGTGCTCAACCCTATCATCTACGGGGTGAGGACCAAGCAGATCCAGAGGAGGATCCTGAGTTTGATTCATGTTAGTGACAGAACTCCCCGGTGA
- the LOC104698070 gene encoding olfactory receptor 51G2-like → MEHDSHSPWEFNGSFYQPSAFLMMGIPGLEALHPWISIPFCALYLTALLGNCVILFIIRKTQSLHEPMYYFLSMLAVTDLGLALCTLPTTLGLFWFNVRRIGFDACLTQMYFIHILSFIESSVLLAMAFDRFIAISHPLRHPSILTKTTVLKIGLAIVLRGMVSLLPIPFLLKRLTYCGKTELSHSFCFHPDIMNLACADIKVNVFYGMIILLSTVGMDFIFIVLSYILIIRTVVSLTTKEECLKALNTCVSHICAVLVFFIPMIGLSMIHRFGKNVPPLVNTLVAYTYLIIPPALNPVIYSIKSTHMREALLRALRRKRGSDW, encoded by the coding sequence atggagcatGACTCACACAGCCCTTGGGAATTCAATGGCTCCTTCTATCAGCCTTCAGCTTTCCTCATGATGGGCATCCCGGGCCTGGAAGCCCTTCACCCCTGGATCTCCATCCCTTTCTGTGCCCTCTACCTCACTGCTCTCTTGGGGAACTGCGTCATCCTGTTCATCATCAGGAAGACCCAAAGTCTGCATGAGCCCATGTACTATTTCCTGTCCATGCTGGCGGTCACTGACCTGGGCCTGGCTCTCTGCACCCTGCCCACCACCCTGGGCCTCTTTTGGTTCAATGTGCGCAGGATTGGCTTCGACGCCTGCCTCACCCAGATGTATTTCATCCACATCCTGTCCTTCATCGAGTCCTCCGTGCTCCTGGCCATGGCCTTTGACCGCTTCATTGCCATCTCCCACCCCCTGAGACACCCATCCATCCTGACCAAAACCACTGTCCTAAAGATAGGCCTGGCCATTGTGCTGAGAGGGATGGTCTCGCTCCTTCCCATTCCCTTCCTGCTCAAGAGACTGACCTACTGCGGCAAGACAGAGCTTTCCCACTCCTTCTGCTTCCATCCTGACATCATGAACCTGGCATGTGCAGATATAAAGGTCAATGTCTTCTACGGGATGATCATTCTCTTATCCACCGTGGGGATGGACTTCATCTTCATCGTGCTGTCCTACATCCTCATCATCAGAACCGTCGTCAGCCTCACCACCAAGGAGGAGTGTCTGAAGGCTTTGAACACCTGTGTCTCCCACATCTGTGCTGTCCTCGTGTTCTTCATCCCCATGATCGGACTGTCCATGATCCATCGCTTTGGAAAGAACGTTCCTCCCCTCGTTAACACCTTGGTGGCCTACACCTACCTCATCATTCCCCCTGCTCTCAACCCCGTTATCTACAGCATAAAATCCACCCACATGCGGGAGGCCTTGCTCAGGGCCCTGCGCAGGAAGCGTGGATCTGACTGGTAG